A part of candidate division WOR-1 bacterium RIFOXYB2_FULL_36_35 genomic DNA contains:
- a CDS encoding triose-phosphate isomerase — protein sequence MRRPIIAGNWKLNKTIVEAIDLASKIKASVGNVSDVEIVVCPAFVAIDAVSQTLTDSTIGVGAQDMYWKDSGAFTGEVSAPMIRGAGASYVIIGHSERRQYFGETDETVNKKLMTALSHGLVPIVCIGETLEERESDKTFDVIKTQIKGALKDISESDLEKIIIAYEPVWAIGTGKTATPEQAQEVHAFIRKHLPSTISKKIRILYGGSVNPSNIKELMKKEDIDGGLIGGAALKVEDFEKLVKFKE from the coding sequence ATGAGAAGACCAATTATTGCCGGAAACTGGAAACTAAACAAAACCATTGTCGAAGCCATCGATCTTGCCTCAAAAATAAAAGCCTCAGTTGGGAATGTTAGCGATGTCGAAATTGTAGTTTGCCCCGCCTTTGTTGCCATTGATGCTGTTTCACAAACTTTAACTGATTCCACAATTGGAGTCGGAGCCCAAGATATGTACTGGAAAGATTCCGGCGCTTTTACCGGCGAAGTTTCTGCTCCTATGATTAGAGGAGCCGGAGCAAGTTATGTTATAATCGGCCACTCTGAAAGAAGGCAATATTTTGGAGAAACAGATGAAACAGTCAACAAAAAACTGATGACCGCCTTATCCCACGGGCTTGTGCCAATTGTTTGTATCGGAGAAACTTTGGAAGAAAGAGAATCCGACAAAACATTTGATGTGATAAAAACTCAAATAAAAGGAGCCTTAAAAGATATAAGTGAAAGCGATCTTGAAAAAATCATAATTGCTTATGAACCTGTTTGGGCAATAGGAACGGGCAAGACAGCAACCCCAGAACAAGCCCAAGAGGTTCACGCTTTTATAAGAAAACATCTTCCTTCTACTATCTCAAAAAAAATCAGGATATTGTACGGAGGGAGTGTAAATCCATCAAATATAAAAGAGCTTATGAAAAAAGAAGATATTGATGGCGGACTAATTGGCGGAGCAGCTCTAAAAGTAGAAGATTTTGAGAAATTAGTTAAATTCAAGGAATAA
- a CDS encoding ribosomal subunit interface protein, producing MQMNIQGHGIELTSPLSQYATKKLEKLQEFYKNIIKMMVVLDVRKNKDIKNSHVADVSIWVSGKKVVHASEVGEDMYAAIDLVYEELKRQLVRHKEKHMKETRRVAEKLKERQRNTTIM from the coding sequence ATGCAAATGAATATACAGGGGCATGGGATAGAGCTTACTTCTCCTCTCAGTCAATATGCCACTAAAAAACTCGAAAAGCTTCAGGAATTCTATAAAAATATTATTAAGATGATGGTTGTTTTGGATGTTAGAAAAAATAAGGATATAAAAAATTCCCATGTGGCAGATGTCTCAATTTGGGTCTCCGGGAAAAAAGTTGTACATGCTTCGGAAGTTGGAGAAGATATGTATGCTGCAATTGATTTGGTCTACGAAGAATTAAAACGCCAATTAGTTCGGCATAAAGAAAAACATATGAAAGAGACCCGCAGGGTTGCAGAAAAACTTAAAGAACGGCAGAGAAACACAACAATAATGTGA
- the secA gene encoding preprotein translocase subunit SecA (functions in protein export; can interact with acidic membrane phospholipids and the SecYEG protein complex; binds to preproteins; binds to ATP and undergoes a conformational change to promote membrane insertion of SecA/bound preprotein; ATP hydrolysis appears to drive release of the preprotein from SecA and deinsertion of SecA from the membrane; additional proteins SecD/F/YajC aid SecA recycling; exists in an equilibrium between monomers and dimers; may possibly form higher order oligomers; proteins in this cluster correspond SecA1; SecA2 is not essential and seems to play a role in secretion of a subset of proteins), with protein sequence MLSWILNLIGDSDEKKLKNLQLLIDQINLLEDSIKKLSNEQLRLKTDEFKKRLSNGETLDDLLPEAFACVREAAVRTIGLRHFDSQLLGGIVLHQGKISEMKTGEGKTLVATLPAYLNTLTGKGVHLVTVNDYLAKRDSEWMGPVYRALGLTVGCIQHDMHPHERKVVYSSDITYGTNNEFGFDYLRDNMSLSIEECVQRDLNYAIVDEVDSILIDEARTPLIISGMVQDKVETYHKGDSVAKNLKKEIDFTLDEKTKNAILTEEGIKKVEKILGIDYLFDIQNMDVAHQIIQSLKATYIFNKDIDYVVKDGEIIIVDEFTGRLMTGRRYSDGLHQAIEAKEKVKIREESQTLATITFQNYFRLYEKISGMTGTAKTEEAEFWKIYGLEVLVIPTNKPMIRKDLSDVIYRTKKEKFNAVVSEIIEKHKIGQPLLVGSVSIENSELLSNMLFRKGIPHNVLNAKQHEKEAEIISRAGQRGAVTISTNMAGRGTDIVLGEGVVALGGLYVIGTERHESRRIDNQLRGRAGRQGDPGFSKFYVSLEDDLMRLFGSNRISGIMERLGLPEGTPIEHSLISRALENAQKKVEEYHFGIRKQILEFDNVMNKQRETIYSLRRRILLGENIEEKIFEMQGMVIDDKIHAFLSEEDLRDEDIDSLIKSISEILPIEGIAQIKKISKKEEIRNVLVQTLREAYEQRVLEIGANAMSDLVRIVLLRVVDSSWIEQLDNMDNLRNGIGLRGYGGRDPLVEYKIEGYKMFQEMMSSVREEAVSLILKIQVVKSDESIIPKKKNILYSNPEDNLQESFAPNRLQNSATPKPEPIKNMEKTGRNDPCPCGSGKKHKKCCGA encoded by the coding sequence ATTTTAAGCTGGATATTAAATTTAATAGGTGATTCGGATGAGAAAAAACTGAAAAACCTTCAATTGTTAATTGATCAGATAAACCTTCTTGAAGATTCTATAAAAAAGCTTTCAAATGAACAACTCCGCTTAAAAACAGATGAATTTAAAAAACGTCTGTCAAATGGTGAAACTTTAGATGATTTGCTTCCAGAGGCTTTTGCATGTGTTCGTGAAGCTGCTGTAAGGACTATAGGATTGAGGCATTTTGATTCTCAGCTTCTTGGGGGGATTGTTCTTCATCAGGGGAAAATTTCCGAGATGAAGACAGGAGAAGGAAAAACTCTTGTTGCCACTCTTCCTGCTTATCTTAATACTTTAACCGGAAAGGGGGTTCATCTTGTTACGGTAAATGATTATTTAGCAAAAAGAGACTCTGAGTGGATGGGCCCTGTTTATAGAGCTTTAGGTTTGACGGTTGGTTGTATTCAACATGATATGCATCCCCATGAAAGAAAGGTTGTTTATAGTTCTGATATAACCTATGGAACAAATAATGAATTTGGCTTTGATTATCTTAGAGACAACATGTCTTTATCAATAGAAGAGTGTGTGCAAAGAGACTTAAATTATGCAATAGTTGATGAGGTTGATTCTATCTTGATAGATGAGGCAAGAACCCCTTTAATTATCTCCGGCATGGTTCAAGATAAGGTTGAAACTTATCATAAAGGGGATAGCGTTGCAAAAAATCTTAAAAAAGAGATAGATTTTACACTTGATGAGAAGACAAAGAATGCAATTTTGACGGAAGAGGGGATAAAAAAGGTTGAAAAGATCCTTGGAATAGACTATTTATTTGATATTCAAAACATGGATGTAGCCCATCAGATAATTCAGTCTTTAAAAGCAACTTATATATTTAATAAAGATATTGATTATGTGGTAAAGGATGGGGAGATAATAATAGTTGATGAGTTTACCGGGCGACTTATGACGGGGAGAAGATATAGCGATGGATTACATCAAGCAATAGAGGCTAAAGAGAAGGTTAAGATTAGAGAAGAATCTCAAACGCTTGCTACAATAACTTTTCAAAATTATTTTCGGCTTTATGAAAAAATTTCAGGGATGACGGGGACGGCAAAGACAGAAGAGGCAGAATTTTGGAAGATCTATGGGTTAGAGGTTTTGGTTATTCCTACTAATAAGCCGATGATAAGAAAAGATCTATCTGATGTGATCTACAGAACAAAAAAAGAAAAATTCAATGCGGTTGTTTCTGAAATCATTGAAAAACATAAAATAGGTCAACCGTTGCTGGTAGGTTCTGTCTCTATTGAAAATTCCGAATTGTTGTCAAACATGCTTTTCAGGAAAGGGATTCCCCACAATGTTTTGAATGCAAAACAGCACGAAAAAGAGGCGGAAATTATTTCTCGCGCCGGACAGCGTGGAGCGGTTACTATTTCAACGAACATGGCAGGGAGGGGGACTGATATTGTTTTAGGTGAAGGAGTTGTTGCTTTGGGGGGGCTTTACGTTATTGGGACAGAGAGGCATGAAAGCAGGCGAATTGATAATCAGTTGAGAGGTCGGGCTGGGAGGCAGGGGGATCCTGGGTTTTCCAAATTCTACGTCTCTTTGGAAGATGATCTTATGAGACTTTTTGGATCAAACAGGATTTCAGGCATTATGGAAAGGCTGGGGTTGCCGGAAGGAACCCCTATTGAACATTCTTTGATTTCAAGAGCTTTGGAAAATGCCCAGAAAAAAGTAGAGGAGTATCATTTTGGGATTAGAAAACAGATTTTAGAGTTTGATAATGTTATGAATAAGCAACGGGAGACGATTTATAGTTTAAGAAGAAGGATTTTGCTGGGAGAAAATATAGAAGAAAAAATATTTGAGATGCAGGGAATGGTTATTGACGACAAAATTCACGCTTTTTTGTCAGAAGAGGATTTGCGGGATGAGGATATCGACAGTCTTATAAAATCAATCAGTGAAATTCTGCCTATCGAAGGAATCGCTCAAATAAAAAAAATCAGCAAGAAGGAAGAAATCCGCAATGTGTTGGTGCAAACACTTAGAGAGGCTTATGAGCAAAGAGTTCTGGAGATAGGGGCTAATGCTATGTCTGATCTTGTACGTATTGTTCTTTTACGGGTTGTTGATTCAAGCTGGATTGAACAGTTAGATAATATGGACAATTTGCGGAACGGGATAGGCCTTAGAGGTTATGGAGGGAGAGACCCTTTAGTTGAATATAAGATTGAAGGATATAAGATGTTTCAGGAGATGATGTCTTCTGTAAGAGAAGAGGCTGTAAGTTTAATTCTTAAAATTCAAGTTGTAAAAAGCGATGAGTCAATCATTCCAAAAAAGAAAAATATTTTATATAGTAATCCTGAAGACAATTTGCAGGAGAGTTTTGCTCCAAACAGATTGCAAAACAGTGCGACTCCGAAACCAGAGCCGATTAAAAACATGGAAAAAACTGGTCGTAATGATCCATGCCCGTGTGGAAGCGGCAAAAAACATAAAAAATGTTGCGGGGCTTAA
- a CDS encoding hydroxylamine reductase, giving the protein MFCYQCEQAAGGKGCLVKGVCGKSPEVSALQDLVVYGLKGLASYFSPLKKAGIINRKADRFVLKALFSTVTNVNFDLKSLRSILVELNDFMSELKAAYKDAVGNKSIENIELKGAANFEFKDDADYLINYGRSVSKINKINVVNDDIISLQELLTYGLKGAAAYAYHAYILGKEAEDIYIFFQDALNFLNKTNPSIEDLLSYNLKCGEINLKVMELLDRANTEAYGHPEPTKVRVTPISGKAIVVSGHDLKDLEELLKQTEGRGVNVYTHGEMLPALAYPRLKKYKHLVGNYGGAWQDQKKEFKDFPGAILMTTNCIQEPAGYIDRIFTSGPVDWPFAVHVDNKDFTLVINAALRAKGFDNDADPKYITIGFGHNAVMNVVDSIVQAVKDGKIKRFFLIGGCDGAKSSRNYYTEFAQAVPKDSVILTLACGKYRFNKLEFGDIEGIPRLLDVGQCNDAYSAIKIALALSDAFGLSINDLPLSFVLSWYEQKAVVILLTLLYLGIKNIRLGPTLPAFITPNVLGVLVDKFNVMPITNVEKDLKAILA; this is encoded by the coding sequence ATGTTTTGTTATCAGTGTGAACAGGCAGCTGGAGGCAAGGGATGCTTAGTTAAGGGGGTTTGTGGAAAGAGTCCCGAAGTTTCTGCGCTTCAAGATCTTGTAGTCTACGGACTAAAAGGTCTTGCCTCATATTTTTCCCCATTAAAAAAGGCTGGGATTATTAATAGAAAAGCGGATCGTTTCGTCTTAAAGGCATTGTTTTCGACGGTTACAAATGTAAATTTTGATCTTAAAAGTTTAAGGAGTATTCTTGTTGAACTTAATGATTTTATGAGTGAGTTAAAGGCAGCTTACAAAGATGCTGTTGGAAATAAAAGCATAGAAAATATTGAGTTAAAAGGGGCTGCAAATTTTGAGTTTAAGGATGATGCTGATTATCTTATAAATTATGGCCGATCTGTATCTAAAATAAACAAAATTAATGTGGTAAATGATGATATTATTTCTTTGCAAGAGCTTTTAACTTATGGATTAAAAGGTGCGGCTGCTTATGCTTATCATGCGTATATTTTAGGAAAAGAAGCTGAAGATATTTATATTTTTTTTCAAGATGCACTTAACTTTTTAAACAAGACAAACCCTTCAATTGAAGATCTTTTGTCTTACAATCTTAAATGCGGAGAAATTAATTTAAAAGTTATGGAGCTTTTAGATAGGGCAAATACAGAAGCCTATGGACATCCCGAGCCTACCAAGGTTAGGGTAACGCCGATTTCCGGAAAAGCCATAGTTGTCTCCGGCCATGACTTAAAAGATTTAGAAGAGCTATTAAAGCAGACAGAGGGGAGGGGGGTAAATGTTTATACCCATGGCGAGATGCTTCCTGCCCTTGCTTATCCCCGTCTTAAAAAATATAAACATTTGGTTGGTAATTATGGCGGCGCATGGCAGGATCAGAAAAAAGAGTTTAAAGATTTTCCCGGGGCAATACTTATGACAACAAATTGTATTCAAGAGCCTGCAGGTTATATTGATAGAATTTTTACATCAGGGCCTGTCGATTGGCCTTTTGCAGTTCATGTTGATAATAAAGATTTTACTCTTGTAATTAATGCTGCGCTTCGAGCTAAAGGATTTGATAATGATGCTGATCCTAAATATATAACGATAGGATTTGGGCATAATGCCGTTATGAATGTAGTAGATAGCATTGTACAGGCTGTAAAGGATGGAAAGATAAAGCGTTTCTTTTTGATTGGTGGTTGCGATGGCGCAAAGAGTAGTCGAAATTATTATACTGAATTTGCTCAGGCTGTTCCAAAAGATTCTGTTATTTTAACCTTGGCTTGCGGTAAATACAGGTTTAACAAACTGGAGTTTGGAGATATCGAAGGTATTCCAAGGCTTTTGGATGTTGGACAATGCAATGACGCATATTCCGCGATAAAAATAGCCCTTGCTTTGTCTGATGCCTTTGGCTTGTCGATTAACGATCTTCCCTTGTCTTTTGTTCTTTCATGGTATGAACAAAAGGCTGTTGTGATTCTTTTGACTCTACTTTATCTTGGCATTAAAAATATAAGATTGGGCCCGACACTTCCTGCTTTTATAACACCGAATGTTTTAGGAGTTTTGGTTGACAAGTTTAATGTTATGCCTATAACAAATGTTGAAAAGGATCTAAAAGCCATTTTAGCATAA
- a CDS encoding cysteine synthase A, protein MSKIAKDVTRLVGKTPMVMLNRFVEGLPAKIVAKLESFNPASSVKDRIGLAMIEDAEKNRKIDKDTVIIEPTSGNTGIALAWVAAAKGYRLILTMPETMSVERRSLLKFLGAELVLTDGTKGMKGAVDKAYELAEKHKNVFIPQQFSNPVNPEIHYKTTAKEIWEDTNGKVDIFVAGIGTGGTITGVGKFLKRKRGTIKIIAVEPKDSPVLSGGVPGPHKIQGIGAGFVPEVLNTKIYDEIIQVSNEDAFENARKLARTDGIMAGISSGAALFAAKMMAERPENKNKLIVVLLPDTAERYISTPLFQN, encoded by the coding sequence ATGTCAAAGATAGCAAAGGATGTAACGAGGTTGGTTGGAAAAACGCCTATGGTGATGCTAAATCGTTTTGTGGAAGGGTTGCCAGCAAAAATTGTTGCAAAGCTTGAGAGTTTTAACCCTGCAAGTTCTGTGAAAGATAGGATTGGACTTGCTATGATTGAAGATGCTGAAAAAAATAGAAAGATAGATAAAGATACTGTTATTATCGAGCCTACTTCCGGAAATACAGGCATTGCTTTAGCTTGGGTTGCTGCTGCAAAAGGATATAGGTTGATTTTAACTATGCCTGAGACTATGAGTGTTGAGCGAAGAAGCCTCTTAAAATTCCTTGGCGCTGAGCTTGTATTGACTGATGGGACAAAGGGAATGAAAGGGGCTGTTGATAAGGCCTATGAATTGGCAGAAAAGCATAAAAATGTTTTTATTCCTCAGCAGTTTTCAAACCCTGTAAATCCGGAAATTCATTATAAAACAACTGCAAAGGAGATTTGGGAAGACACTAATGGCAAAGTAGATATTTTTGTGGCTGGAATTGGCACCGGAGGAACAATTACAGGGGTTGGAAAATTCCTAAAAAGAAAAAGGGGAACAATTAAAATTATTGCAGTTGAACCTAAAGATTCTCCTGTGTTAAGCGGAGGAGTTCCCGGACCGCATAAAATACAGGGAATTGGCGCTGGATTTGTTCCTGAAGTTTTAAACACTAAAATTTATGATGAAATTATTCAGGTCTCCAATGAAGATGCTTTTGAAAATGCAAGGAAATTGGCTAGAACAGACGGGATAATGGCTGGAATTTCTAGTGGGGCGGCGCTCTTTGCCGCTAAGATGATGGCCGAAAGGCCAGAAAATAAAAATAAATTAATAGTTGTGCTTCTCCCTGATACTGCTGAAAGATATATAAGTACACCGTTGTTTCAAAATTAA
- a CDS encoding O-acetylhomoserine aminocarboxypropyltransferase (catalyzes the formation of L-methionine and acetate from O-acetyl-L-homoserine and methanethiol), whose translation MNTKVYKDETILLHGGQEPDSATGSRAVPIYQTTSYVFKDSEHAANLFALKEFGNIYTRLMNPTTDVLEKRMAALDGGVGALAVASGQSAITLSILNIAKEGDEIVAADNLYGGTYTLFTNTFRRFGITVKLVDSSDPDNFKKAITSKTKALYAESVGNPKLNVTDLSAVSSIAHSAGIPFILDNTVTPYLLKPIDHGVDIVVYSATKFIGGHGTSIGGIIVDSGRFDWEKDNKFPLITDPDPSYHGLKFVDALRPIGNIAYIIKARVTLLRDMGPALSPFNAFLFLQGLETLHLRIVRHSENALSVARFLEKHPKVSWVNYPGLETSSEKDKTVKYLKKGAGAIIGFGIKGGIDAGKKFINSVKLLSHLANIGDAKTLVIHPASTTHQQLSEQEQISAGVTSDYIRLSIGIENIDDIIEDIDQALSCV comes from the coding sequence ATGAATACTAAAGTTTATAAAGATGAGACGATTTTACTGCATGGAGGACAAGAGCCTGATTCTGCTACAGGATCAAGGGCTGTTCCCATTTATCAGACAACTTCTTATGTTTTTAAAGATTCAGAACATGCTGCCAACCTTTTTGCTCTAAAAGAATTTGGAAATATTTATACAAGACTTATGAACCCTACGACAGATGTTTTGGAAAAAAGGATGGCGGCTTTAGATGGTGGGGTTGGTGCTCTTGCTGTGGCATCGGGCCAATCTGCGATTACTTTATCTATTTTAAATATTGCTAAAGAAGGAGATGAAATTGTTGCTGCGGATAATTTGTATGGAGGAACTTATACTCTTTTTACAAATACTTTTCGAAGATTTGGAATTACCGTTAAACTTGTTGATTCTTCTGATCCTGATAATTTTAAAAAGGCAATTACTTCGAAAACAAAAGCTTTGTATGCAGAAAGTGTAGGTAATCCAAAATTAAATGTTACAGATCTTTCCGCTGTTTCTAGCATTGCACATAGTGCTGGGATCCCTTTTATATTGGACAATACCGTTACTCCTTATTTATTAAAACCGATAGATCATGGGGTTGATATTGTTGTGTATTCCGCAACAAAGTTTATAGGAGGGCATGGGACATCCATTGGTGGAATTATTGTTGATTCCGGCAGGTTTGACTGGGAGAAAGACAATAAATTTCCTCTGATTACAGATCCTGATCCGAGCTATCATGGATTGAAATTTGTAGATGCGTTGCGTCCGATCGGAAATATTGCCTATATAATAAAAGCTAGAGTAACACTGCTGCGTGATATGGGGCCGGCGCTCTCTCCGTTTAATGCCTTTTTGTTCCTTCAGGGGCTTGAAACTCTTCATCTTAGGATTGTAAGACACTCGGAGAATGCTTTAAGTGTTGCCAGGTTTTTAGAGAAGCATCCAAAGGTTTCTTGGGTCAATTATCCTGGGCTTGAAACAAGCTCAGAAAAAGATAAAACTGTTAAGTATTTAAAAAAGGGAGCAGGAGCAATTATAGGGTTTGGAATAAAAGGAGGAATAGACGCAGGTAAAAAGTTTATTAACAGTGTTAAATTGCTTTCACATCTTGCGAATATTGGGGATGCTAAAACTCTTGTTATTCATCCTGCATCAACAACTCATCAACAGCTTTCAGAGCAAGAACAGATATCTGCGGGGGTGACGTCTGATTACATAAGATTGTCTATTGGAATTGAGAATATAGATGATATTATAGAAGATATTGACCAAGCTTTGAGTTGTGTTTAA
- a CDS encoding homoserine O-acetyltransferase has translation MFKESIFILSFAEIKYFTFEELNLEGGKLLGPVTIAYQTYGCINEDKSNAILIFHALSGDAHVAGKHSSKEIKPGWWDGMVGSGKAFDTDKYFVICANVLGGCMGSTGPSTVNPKNKKPYAMTFPSITIKDMAAAQIWLLDDLGVNVLHAVAGGSMGGMIALQFSVSYPDRVKNVIAIATSAKTSPQNIAFNEVGRQAIVHDPNWQKGDYYGKSFPNHGLAIARMIGHITYLSDKSMRNKFGRGMKKQEITEVKFSDPLFEVESYLRHKGLTFTERFDANSYLYLTRAIDLFNLEDEGAGSLKRAFSKATAKFLIIYFKSDWLFPEYQSLEIVDAIKDNFGDVSYRTIESNYGHDAFLLETDKLTDAVKSFLFGAKK, from the coding sequence GTGTTTAAGGAGTCGATTTTTATATTAAGTTTTGCGGAAATAAAATATTTTACTTTTGAAGAACTTAATCTTGAGGGTGGCAAGCTTTTGGGGCCCGTTACAATTGCTTATCAAACCTATGGTTGCATAAATGAAGACAAAAGTAATGCTATATTAATTTTTCATGCCCTTTCGGGAGATGCTCATGTTGCAGGGAAACATTCGTCAAAAGAGATAAAGCCTGGGTGGTGGGATGGTATGGTGGGGTCAGGAAAAGCTTTTGATACGGATAAATATTTTGTTATTTGTGCCAATGTTTTGGGTGGGTGTATGGGTTCTACGGGACCGTCTACCGTAAACCCAAAGAATAAAAAACCTTATGCGATGACATTTCCTTCTATTACCATAAAAGATATGGCTGCAGCTCAGATTTGGCTTTTAGACGATTTAGGGGTAAATGTTTTGCATGCTGTTGCCGGTGGTTCTATGGGGGGGATGATAGCTTTACAGTTTTCCGTAAGTTATCCTGATAGAGTAAAAAATGTGATAGCAATTGCCACATCCGCAAAAACATCTCCTCAGAATATCGCTTTTAATGAAGTTGGAAGACAGGCAATTGTACATGATCCTAATTGGCAGAAAGGAGATTATTACGGAAAATCTTTTCCTAATCATGGATTGGCAATCGCAAGGATGATAGGGCATATTACTTATTTAAGCGATAAATCTATGCGCAATAAATTTGGCAGAGGGATGAAGAAACAAGAAATAACGGAGGTTAAATTTTCCGACCCTCTTTTTGAAGTCGAAAGTTACTTAAGGCATAAAGGTTTGACCTTTACCGAGAGATTTGACGCCAACAGTTATCTTTATTTGACCCGAGCTATTGATCTTTTTAATTTGGAGGATGAAGGGGCAGGCAGCCTAAAAAGAGCTTTTTCAAAGGCTACGGCTAAATTTTTAATAATTTATTTTAAATCTGATTGGTTGTTTCCGGAGTACCAGTCGTTAGAAATTGTTGATGCCATAAAAGATAATTTTGGAGATGTATCTTATAGAACAATTGAGTCAAATTACGGACATGATGCTTTTCTTTTAGAAACTGATAAATTGACGGATGCGGTAAAAAGTTTTTTGTTTGGAGCTAAAAAGTGA
- a CDS encoding methionine biosynthesis protein MetW, which translates to MIYKETTKPDHKIISDFISDNSKVLDLGCGDGSLLDSLIVNKNVKGIGIDNSPENINQCLKKGLSVLHLDLNKGLASFDDNFFDFVVLNMTLQAVFNPVSLVSDMVRAGKKAIVGFPNFGHWNLLLNLLAHQRMPKTKTLPYEWHDTPNIRLMTIKDFKILCKENSFKILKEIYLNEKGNKIYGPFINWRAVEGIFLISK; encoded by the coding sequence GTGATTTACAAAGAGACGACAAAGCCTGATCATAAAATAATTTCCGATTTTATCTCTGATAATTCAAAAGTTTTGGATTTGGGGTGTGGCGATGGGTCATTGCTTGATTCTTTGATAGTAAATAAAAATGTAAAGGGCATAGGAATAGATAATTCCCCGGAAAACATTAACCAATGCCTTAAAAAAGGACTGTCTGTTTTGCATCTTGACTTAAACAAAGGGCTTGCGAGCTTTGATGATAATTTCTTTGATTTTGTTGTTTTAAATATGACATTGCAGGCAGTTTTTAATCCTGTTTCTTTAGTTTCGGACATGGTAAGAGCAGGCAAAAAAGCCATTGTAGGGTTCCCAAATTTTGGGCATTGGAACTTATTGCTTAATTTGCTTGCACATCAACGCATGCCCAAGACAAAGACGCTTCCTTATGAATGGCATGATACTCCAAATATTAGGCTTATGACCATAAAAGATTTTAAAATTCTTTGCAAGGAGAACAGCTTTAAAATTTTAAAAGAGATTTACTTAAATGAAAAGGGAAATAAAATTTATGGCC